The segment CAACCCAGGGGTAGAGTACATGCCTAGTATGTGGGAAActctagatacacacacacacacacacacacacacacacacaataacacactGTAGTAAAGCAAATTTGAAGTAAAGTTTTGTACATATCCTACCTTAGAAATTCACCATTTACACTATTATTAAAGACTTATTTTCCCTCCTAAAACTAAGGTCCAGAGATTTGGCGTTGCTTAACCAAGTTTGGAGGAAAGTTAGACCCTAAGTCCACATCTCTTCTCTTCCAAAAAACCTGCTCCACCCTACCTTCCCCATTCCCGCCCCTTTTTGTAGAAAAAGCTCTGTGGAGCTAACAGGGCCTTTGGTAAGGGTCTTATCACCTAAGCTAAAGCCCAGACAAGTCTAGGAATGGCAACCAGATACAACCATATAGAACCAAGGGGTAAGACAACGGCTCCCCACTGGGGCTCTAAAACTAACGTTCCCATAGAAGAACTTAGAGTCTTTAGAAATTCCTTAAAAGACCTGTTTCATTCAACCTCTGGATTTTCTGTGTAAAAGAGGGATGGGGTCCCTTGATGATCACCAGTTCCATAGGTGATTCTCAAGAACACAGTCCTGTCAAGTTATTCTGTGAACCTAAGCTCTCACTTAAGATGACTAAAGGCAACAGTATGATAGCTCTAAAGACGGCTCCAGGCCTGACTTCTGAGACTCGCTTCTGTCCATCCTTCTGAGATAGGGCTATAGCATGGGTTCtaggtccattttttttttaaagatttattcatttattatatataagtacactgtagctgtcttcagatacaccagaagagggcatcagatctcattacagatggttgtgagccaccatgtggttgctgggaattgaactcatgacctctggaagagcagtcaggtgctcttaaccgctgagccatctctccagccctctaggtcaatttttaatttctaacgTTCGGTGTTTGGGACAGAGGTGACCCTTCTCCAAGCCacaggaaagaagggaaaggccAGCTCTACAGAGCAAAGTTTTCAACATCCGAGAAGATAAGGATCTTTGAGTGGTGGTTTATTGATAATAgcccataataataataatagtagtagtagtagtagtagtagtagtagtagtagtagtagtagtagtagtagagagagagagagagagagagagagagagagaacatatgaACATACTTAGGATATATATGTGAAACCAGCTTGGGTATCATAGTGAGTCCCTGAGTAAAAAACACAGGgttaggagagaatgggggaagcaagatagagaaagataaaacCACAGAAGATGTCCTGAGATGCTGGGTAAGGAGCCAGGATGAGAACGGAGCAATAAGAAGTGAGGGGGCATCTCTAAGTGCCTTTCCTTACAGGCAACTCAGAACCCCAGGCAGGCTGTCAGCTGGAAGGGCCCCAGAGAGACTGTCTGCTTCTAGCTTCTTTTTTGGATGAGAACCCTGAAACCCAGAGAACTAAAACATACCCAAATCATACTTGCAGCCCATGGGctccaggactgaaggagctgcctGGGGCCAGGGCTCTGAGGATAGAACCCTGATCTCTTGCCTATCCTGTGTTTCCAGATGGATTTAACCCGTTCTCATTTGAGGAATTGCTACTGGGCCCTGCTGCCTTCAAGCAATGCTGTGCTGCCAACTAACTTGGTGTCTCTTCTATTGCCTTGGTACAGGATATACTGCAGGGACACCATACAAGGTCCCACCGACCCAGAGTAATACTGCTCCACCCCCCTACTCCCCATCACCCAACCCCTATCAGACGGCCATGTATCCAATCAGAAGTGCCTATCCCCAGCAGAATCTGTATGCCCAGGTAGGTACACATGGAGGACCTCTTCTTCAGGAGTCTCCAGCCAGGATGGGGTGGCATgggatgggggaaaaaaaacagagttAATGGGCTTGGGCAGCTGTCACTGCAATGTCACTCAAGCGTTATCCTGCAAGACTGCCTATTCTGCCTTACTCCCAAAGGGTGAAGTCAGTTAGGTTAACAGAGCTCCAAATGTCAGAGGGCCATTAGGTAGGCTGGGGTCGTCTAGCATAACTCCTTTGTTGAACAAGTGGGGAAGCTGAGACAGTAACAGAGAAGGCTTGTCTAAAGTCACACACTGAGCTATTGGCTGGGTAAGGCTATGCTATCACATGTTTTCATCTTCCCTCTTTTAATCTCATACCTTCCTTTCCTTAATGAAGTCTATGAACAAAGTaggaaagaatatatatatatatatatatatatatatatatatatatatatatatatatattctttgtgtGTGCTACAAGCCCTCTGTGACCTGAGGTGAGTCATTTTTTAGTGTGCATTCTTGGTCCCATTTggatttcttctgctggagaatgTGTGTGACTGATAGGAGACAAGAACTGTATAAGGTGCAGCATGGCCATGACACATTCTCCTGAAGTGACAGTTCTACATGAGGTATAAGTAGTAAGGAATGTGCTTTTTGGGTTTAAAAACTAACTATGCTGCTAGTGCTGTGCGGTGCACAcacttttattcccagcactccagaggcagaggcagaccagtctctgagtttgaggccagcctggtctacaaagtgtgttccaggacagccacaggaCACTGGCTTGTCTTGGGGGAAAAATAGCTGTGTTAGTGCTGAAGAAATGGTATAGTGGTTAAGAGATCTTGccgttcttgcagagaacctgggttcaattcccagtacccacttggcagctcacaaccatctgttactccagtttCAGTGGAttcaatgtcttcttctggtctctgtgcatTGTGCAGGCAGAACATAGATTCACACATATGTTAAACAGCCAatataaagcattttaaagtagCTATGTTATAGAGTATACCACAGAACTGGGGCCTGACAGTGTGTGCTTCTAATCCAAGTACTGGGAAGaatttcaaggccatcctcaactATGTAGTGAGTTTAagtaagtcagtcagtcagtcagtcagtcagtcagtaaaTGGAGAAAACAGGAGGCTTGAATCAACTTTTCCCAAGTACGACAGTAGTAGCTTAGCCTGCGCTCTCTAACCTCTAAGGTTACAAACAGGGAGGCCCTTGTTATTTACTTTAAGATAAGAGAATTTCAGGATTAATCTCAGCTGCGGCTGTCTGCCCCAGGGCAGGAGGCAACCATGTGGCCTGGGAAGTGTGACATCACTTCAGACCACTGTCTCCATCCTCACTCTTGCTCTAAGGGGAACTAGGGAGAGACATCTTGGGAAATGCCACCAATAGAGACGGAATGAACATTACATTGCAGCAGTGTTTGAATGCCATTAATAATTCTTCCACCAGAATGGCAGTGCTGGTGTCTCCATGCTGAGAAACTGACTGTGTCCCTTACTGTTAAATTAGGGACAAGGTAACACCTTGgaaccatattttttaaaatataaaatgttttaaagctgGGGCTAAAGGAGGAAATCTCTTACTCATCAGTCATAGCAACTCTAGGAGGGCAGCAAGTTGCAGTGAAGAGGGCCTTACTTTTTCCCAGCTGAGCCATAGCACTGAACTGACCTCGGTTGTAGAATGAGACACAGCAGAGCCCCAGCCTAGATCTGTGTCCCTAGGCCAGAGCTTCTCATACCTGGCCACCTAAAGCCTGGAAGAGCAGCTCCCCACcctccatttcctctcttctcAGGGAGCCTACTACACACAGCCTGTGTATGCTGCCCAGCCTCATGTCATCCACCACACCACGGTTGTCCAGCCCAACAGCATTCCCTCTGCCATCTACCCAGCTCCTGTTGCTGCCCCCAGGACCAATGGTGTGGCCATGGGCATGGTGGCAGGCACCACCATGGCAATGTCAGCAGGTAAGGGCAACTCTGCCCAAGCAGCCTTTGCTCTCTTTCGGGAATTCCTCACATTGGAGAACAGTCATGGAACTGGCTGCAGCCCAGCATGAGAAATCCTGT is part of the Rattus norvegicus strain BN/NHsdMcwi chromosome 1, GRCr8, whole genome shotgun sequence genome and harbors:
- the Fam168a gene encoding protein FAM168A isoform X5, which produces MTFEPDPQSSTMNPVYSPVQPGAPYGNPKNMAYTGYPTAYPAAAPAYNPSLYPTSSPSYAPGYTAGTPYKVPPTQSNTAPPPYSPSPNPYQTAMYPIRSAYPQQNLYAQGAYYTQPVYAAQPHVIHHTTVVQPNSIPSAIYPAPVAAPRTNGVAMGMVAGTTMAMSAGTLLTTPQHTAIGAHPVSMPTYRAQGTPAYSYVPPHW